A genomic window from Oscillospiraceae bacterium includes:
- a CDS encoding amino acid adenylation domain-containing protein yields MKYAVLQHYLDESFRTRRDSVCVTYRGRAYTYRTLQNDADRVTARLRADGCAQGTCVGVLTEDRYGMVAAMLGIWRAGCVFVPLEGEYPSPRLREMAQLSGMSCLLGDGAALSERAQAILPDGWYAVLENLWADGASGSAAAGSVETAYAPRDRMYVYFTSGTTGKPKPIVGLNESLAHFIDWEIGAFGLSEGVRGSQFTAVCHDPFLRDVLVPLCSGGTLCIPPEKNTLLSEETLTRWMEAERVQLVHCTPSLFSLISHDALTSGSYPDLRHVLLAGERLLPAMLARWHALLGDRVQLVNLYGPTETTLAKLFHIVRPEDFDGHTIPIGKPIPGAAAILLDSRMNVCPKGTVGEIYIRTKYASEAALSADESATSRFVPNPFQKDTQAAGTDLIFKTGDLAKQLEDGSFVFLSRVDRQVKIRGFRVELSEIENRLTALDVVKEAVVTHERTETADLLCAFLAPAARRHADWPALSVALSAVLPDYMVPQTGFVLESIPRTPNGKTDFAALDRLRREAQAACAAQPQNETERRILDIWERVLQMRPAGLDAPFFKAGGSSLSAMRFLGELHREFGVEVPLREIFERGSVSQLAAFVTVQAGGSFAPISPAEPAEWYPVSPAQKRMFMLDRLIGGSTVYNLPHAIRLEGRIDREALLGAVRRIVARHESLRTVFAMRGDEIMQHVCETCPLEMPVVRAAEDALDGVVGRFVRPFQLDRLPLLRVQLVEISEEVHYFLYDMHHIVSDGTSLTVFARELLQICAGQTPDALDIRYRDYVQWQREQMLSMKMIESEDYWLERFGGRIPVLDFPTDTPRGAVKTYDGQQVGAVMDEALKARLRLVADTHGVTLFTVLFSAFVILLHKYTGQQDMVVGTPVQGREHPALQALIGMFVSSVPLRAHLAPEQPVGALLAALHDVVVEALEHQGYPLETLISHLDIPRDTGRTPLFDMVFAYHDYMLRDIDLEGVRARSCPVKEVRAKFDVELAAVEQDTGLALQLIYDSHLFRAKTMERLMRQYLEILEQLDAPDIAVADIRLSGAAWDPQAPRGADVGYPALCVQQIFEDCAARYPDRVAVKMEGRSLTYRELNRRANALAGRLRALGVGADDLVPFLAPRSPEMIVGLYAIIKAGGAYVPVNPQYPPERIAHIIKECRAKVILTLDCQAPAAAGETVLSLGDPALFVGGGDNVAMLSRPDHLLYVIFTSGTTGRPKGVMIEHRNLVRLLFNDAFPFDFCERDVWLMFHSFCFDFSVWEIFGATLYGGTLVLMEESLAADARAVHERLVRERVTVLNQVPSAFAGLMRLESRDMLSLRYLIFGGEKLMPSRLAAWRRAHREVRIVNMYGITETTVHVTYKEITDEDAAGSRSNIGRAIPTLDVYLFDGDNPCGVGIPGEICVAGHGLARGYLNDPVLTAEKFVPNPLRPSERMYRSGDIGRWLESGEIEYLGRKDEQVQVRGYRVELGEIEHQLRQYDGVREVAAVAREYGDETKLTAYYAADTAPPGAALRNFLLERLPEYMVPHFFVPIDAVPLTANGKRDLEALPDAKDWLDGGARGSSRPTNPTEELLLACWQELLDLKHIGIDDNFFVCGGDSIKALQLVEQMRKKGLRVSLESIFQHQTIRALAGCVDTAVTTAEQGIVQGLSALTPIQTWFFDLGLTDRHHYNQTVLLGSAKLLDRGCVETALQTVALHHDALRMVFAEEDGVVRARNRGLEGALFACAFHDLTEDENADDTMRTLAQALQSSFCLAEGPLFKAMIVSLRAGDRLLLTAHHLVVDSISWKYIIEDFIVAYRLILEERPVVLPDKTDAYLLWANSLSRYFDRPETAGEIRYWDEKNKMGVSPVFPPPAVPLGGEALTAEVLLAETHTRRLLAEALRPYNTEVRELLLAALKRVLSACRGTAGALAVGLEGHGREDVLPGVDIGRTVGWFTSYYPLVLGDLPEESLEQTIVGVKEAVRQVPRRGVGYGILHYVEGSPRYRQYAMRPDVGFNYLGELRDTPEEGGFAILDRSYGALHSRRDAGPFALEINAYVENGRLCLKLTGRPDTLSDAALHAFAARLEREIVDVIEHCAGRRDVAYTPSDFGETSLSMEELAEILRLGGQLAGH; encoded by the coding sequence ATGAAATACGCCGTGCTGCAGCACTATCTGGACGAAAGTTTCCGGACCCGCCGGGACAGTGTCTGCGTGACCTACCGCGGGCGGGCCTATACATATCGTACACTGCAAAACGACGCGGACCGGGTAACCGCGCGTCTGCGGGCGGACGGATGCGCCCAAGGGACCTGCGTGGGCGTGCTGACGGAGGACCGGTACGGCATGGTGGCCGCGATGCTGGGCATCTGGCGGGCGGGCTGTGTCTTTGTTCCGCTGGAGGGCGAGTATCCAAGCCCCCGCCTGCGGGAGATGGCACAGCTCTCGGGGATGTCCTGCCTGCTTGGAGACGGGGCCGCACTGTCGGAGCGGGCGCAGGCGATCCTGCCGGACGGGTGGTACGCGGTCCTGGAGAACCTATGGGCCGACGGTGCTTCCGGTTCGGCGGCGGCGGGTTCGGTGGAGACGGCGTACGCGCCCCGGGATCGGATGTATGTATACTTCACGTCGGGCACCACAGGCAAACCGAAACCCATCGTGGGCCTCAATGAGAGTCTCGCCCATTTCATCGACTGGGAGATCGGCGCCTTCGGGCTCTCGGAGGGTGTGCGCGGCAGCCAGTTCACTGCGGTCTGCCACGACCCGTTTTTGCGGGACGTTCTCGTGCCGTTGTGCTCCGGCGGTACCTTGTGCATACCGCCGGAGAAAAACACGCTGCTTTCCGAGGAGACGCTGACCCGCTGGATGGAGGCGGAGCGCGTCCAATTGGTGCACTGCACGCCCAGTCTGTTCTCCCTCATCAGTCACGACGCCTTGACAAGCGGCAGTTATCCCGATTTGCGGCATGTACTGCTGGCCGGCGAGCGGTTGCTGCCGGCCATGCTGGCGCGCTGGCATGCGCTGCTGGGCGACAGAGTGCAACTGGTGAACCTTTATGGGCCCACCGAGACGACACTTGCTAAATTATTCCACATTGTGCGGCCCGAGGATTTCGACGGGCACACGATCCCAATCGGCAAACCCATTCCCGGGGCGGCGGCCATCCTGCTCGACAGCCGGATGAATGTGTGCCCCAAGGGTACCGTCGGGGAGATTTACATCAGGACCAAGTACGCGTCGGAAGCGGCGCTGTCCGCCGACGAGAGCGCGACAAGCCGTTTTGTGCCAAATCCTTTTCAAAAAGACACGCAGGCGGCCGGAACGGACCTGATCTTTAAGACGGGCGATCTGGCCAAACAGTTGGAGGACGGTAGTTTTGTGTTCCTTTCCCGCGTGGACCGCCAGGTGAAGATCCGGGGGTTTAGGGTGGAACTCAGCGAGATCGAAAACAGGCTGACGGCGCTCGACGTCGTCAAAGAGGCCGTTGTTACCCATGAGAGGACAGAGACAGCGGACCTGTTGTGCGCATTTTTGGCGCCGGCGGCGAGACGGCACGCCGACTGGCCGGCGCTCAGCGTCGCGCTGAGCGCCGTGCTGCCGGATTATATGGTGCCGCAGACCGGTTTTGTCCTTGAGAGCATTCCGCGCACGCCCAATGGGAAGACAGATTTCGCGGCGCTCGACCGACTTCGGCGGGAGGCGCAGGCTGCCTGTGCGGCGCAGCCGCAAAACGAGACCGAGCGCCGGATCCTCGACATCTGGGAACGCGTTTTGCAGATGAGACCCGCCGGTCTCGATGCGCCGTTTTTTAAGGCGGGCGGCAGCTCGCTCAGCGCCATGCGCTTTCTGGGGGAACTCCACCGGGAGTTTGGCGTGGAAGTACCGCTGCGCGAGATCTTTGAGAGGGGCAGCGTCAGCCAGCTGGCCGCCTTTGTGACAGTGCAGGCCGGGGGGTCGTTTGCGCCCATCTCGCCGGCCGAGCCGGCCGAGTGGTACCCGGTGTCGCCCGCGCAAAAGCGTATGTTCATGCTGGATAGGCTCATTGGCGGGAGCACCGTGTACAACCTTCCCCACGCTATCCGGCTGGAGGGGCGGATCGACAGAGAGGCGCTGCTTGGCGCGGTGCGGCGGATCGTAGCGCGGCACGAGAGCCTGCGGACGGTGTTTGCGATGCGCGGCGATGAGATCATGCAGCATGTCTGCGAGACATGCCCGCTGGAGATGCCCGTCGTCCGGGCCGCCGAAGACGCGCTGGACGGCGTCGTCGGACGTTTTGTGCGGCCCTTTCAGTTGGACCGCCTCCCGCTTCTCCGGGTGCAGCTGGTTGAGATCTCCGAGGAGGTGCATTACTTTCTCTACGACATGCATCACATCGTGTCCGACGGCACGTCGCTGACCGTGTTCGCGCGGGAGTTGCTGCAGATATGCGCCGGGCAGACACCGGACGCGCTCGACATCCGGTACCGGGATTACGTCCAGTGGCAGCGCGAGCAGATGCTGTCAATGAAAATGATCGAGAGCGAGGACTATTGGCTGGAACGCTTTGGCGGGCGTATCCCCGTGCTGGACTTTCCCACGGACACGCCGCGCGGCGCCGTCAAGACATACGACGGGCAGCAGGTCGGCGCGGTCATGGACGAGGCGCTGAAAGCGCGGCTGCGCTTGGTCGCGGACACGCACGGCGTCACGCTGTTTACCGTGTTGTTTTCGGCCTTTGTTATCCTGTTGCACAAATACACCGGACAGCAAGACATGGTCGTCGGGACGCCGGTCCAGGGGCGGGAACACCCCGCGCTTCAGGCGCTCATCGGCATGTTTGTCAGCAGCGTGCCGCTGCGCGCCCATCTGGCGCCCGAGCAGCCGGTGGGCGCGCTGCTTGCCGCGCTCCACGACGTCGTCGTGGAGGCGCTGGAGCACCAGGGCTATCCGTTGGAGACGCTGATTAGCCATTTGGACATCCCGCGGGACACCGGCCGGACGCCGCTGTTCGACATGGTGTTTGCCTACCACGACTACATGCTGAGGGACATCGACCTGGAGGGCGTCCGCGCCCGGTCCTGCCCAGTCAAAGAGGTCCGCGCCAAGTTCGACGTCGAGCTGGCCGCGGTGGAGCAGGATACGGGTCTGGCGCTGCAGCTCATTTACGACAGCCATCTCTTTCGCGCTAAGACCATGGAACGGCTGATGAGACAATATTTGGAAATTTTAGAGCAGCTGGATGCGCCGGACATCGCCGTGGCGGACATCCGACTGTCGGGAGCGGCGTGGGACCCGCAGGCGCCGAGAGGCGCCGACGTGGGGTACCCTGCGCTGTGTGTGCAGCAGATCTTTGAGGACTGCGCTGCCCGGTATCCGGACAGGGTGGCCGTCAAGATGGAAGGGCGCAGCCTTACCTACCGGGAGCTGAACCGGCGCGCCAACGCCTTGGCGGGCCGGTTGCGGGCGCTGGGCGTGGGGGCGGACGATTTGGTCCCTTTCCTGGCACCCCGGTCGCCGGAGATGATCGTCGGCCTCTATGCGATCATCAAGGCGGGCGGCGCCTATGTGCCCGTGAATCCCCAGTATCCGCCGGAGCGGATTGCGCATATCATCAAAGAGTGCCGCGCCAAGGTGATCCTCACCCTGGACTGTCAGGCGCCGGCGGCGGCGGGGGAGACAGTCCTGTCTCTCGGAGATCCGGCGCTCTTCGTGGGCGGCGGGGACAATGTGGCCATGTTGAGCCGTCCGGACCATCTGCTCTATGTGATCTTCACGTCGGGCACCACCGGGCGGCCCAAAGGCGTGATGATCGAGCACCGCAATTTGGTGAGGCTGCTGTTCAACGACGCTTTTCCGTTCGATTTTTGCGAGAGAGACGTCTGGCTGATGTTTCACTCGTTCTGTTTCGACTTCTCGGTGTGGGAGATCTTTGGCGCCACGCTGTACGGGGGCACGTTGGTCCTTATGGAGGAATCGCTGGCGGCCGACGCCCGGGCGGTGCACGAACGGCTCGTCCGCGAACGGGTGACCGTACTCAATCAGGTCCCGTCGGCGTTTGCCGGCCTCATGCGGCTCGAATCCCGGGATATGCTGTCGTTGCGGTATCTCATTTTCGGTGGGGAAAAACTGATGCCGAGCCGTCTGGCCGCATGGCGCCGAGCCCACAGGGAGGTTCGAATTGTCAACATGTACGGGATCACCGAGACGACGGTCCATGTGACGTACAAGGAGATCACCGACGAGGATGCGGCTGGCAGCCGCTCCAACATCGGCCGGGCCATTCCCACATTGGATGTGTATCTGTTCGACGGGGACAACCCCTGCGGCGTTGGGATCCCGGGGGAGATCTGTGTGGCGGGGCACGGGCTGGCGCGTGGATATTTAAACGACCCCGTGCTGACGGCGGAGAAATTTGTGCCAAATCCCCTGCGGCCGTCGGAGCGGATGTATCGCTCGGGCGACATCGGCCGCTGGCTGGAGAGCGGGGAGATCGAATACCTCGGCCGGAAGGACGAACAGGTGCAGGTCCGGGGCTACCGCGTGGAGCTCGGGGAGATCGAACACCAGCTGAGACAGTACGACGGTGTCCGGGAGGTGGCGGCGGTCGCGAGGGAATACGGCGACGAGACGAAGCTCACTGCCTACTATGCCGCGGACACGGCGCCGCCTGGCGCCGCGCTCAGGAACTTTCTGCTCGAGAGGCTGCCGGAATACATGGTCCCGCATTTTTTTGTGCCGATAGACGCCGTACCCCTGACGGCGAACGGCAAACGAGATCTGGAGGCGCTGCCCGACGCCAAGGACTGGCTGGACGGCGGCGCGAGGGGGAGCAGCCGGCCGACGAACCCCACGGAGGAACTGTTGTTGGCGTGTTGGCAGGAACTGTTGGATCTCAAACACATCGGCATTGACGACAACTTTTTCGTCTGCGGCGGGGACTCCATCAAGGCGTTGCAACTGGTGGAGCAGATGCGAAAGAAGGGCCTGCGGGTGTCGCTGGAGAGCATCTTCCAGCACCAGACCATCCGCGCGCTGGCCGGTTGTGTGGACACGGCCGTCACGACGGCCGAGCAGGGGATCGTCCAGGGGCTCTCGGCGCTTACCCCTATCCAGACGTGGTTCTTCGACCTGGGCCTCACCGACCGCCACCACTACAACCAGACCGTACTGCTGGGCAGTGCGAAACTGCTGGATAGGGGCTGTGTGGAGACGGCGCTGCAGACGGTGGCGCTGCACCACGACGCGCTGCGCATGGTTTTCGCCGAAGAGGACGGGGTTGTCCGTGCCCGAAATCGGGGGCTGGAGGGGGCTTTGTTTGCGTGTGCCTTCCACGACCTGACGGAGGACGAAAACGCCGACGACACGATGAGGACGTTGGCGCAGGCGCTCCAAAGCAGTTTTTGTCTGGCGGAGGGCCCGCTGTTCAAGGCGATGATCGTCAGTCTCAGGGCGGGGGACAGGCTGCTGCTGACGGCGCACCACTTGGTGGTGGACAGCATTTCGTGGAAGTACATCATTGAAGATTTCATCGTCGCCTATCGGCTGATCTTGGAGGAGCGGCCGGTCGTACTGCCCGACAAGACAGATGCGTACCTGCTGTGGGCAAACAGCCTGTCGCGGTATTTCGACAGGCCGGAGACGGCCGGGGAGATCCGATATTGGGACGAAAAGAACAAGATGGGCGTCTCGCCCGTGTTTCCGCCCCCAGCAGTCCCACTGGGGGGCGAAGCGCTGACGGCGGAGGTTCTGCTTGCCGAGACGCACACGCGCCGCTTGCTCGCCGAGGCGCTGCGCCCTTACAACACGGAGGTCCGCGAGCTGCTGCTGGCGGCGCTGAAGCGGGTGCTGAGCGCCTGCCGGGGGACCGCCGGGGCGTTGGCCGTCGGACTGGAGGGGCACGGCCGGGAGGACGTGCTGCCGGGAGTCGACATCGGCCGTACCGTCGGCTGGTTCACGTCGTATTACCCGCTGGTGCTGGGCGACCTGCCGGAGGAAAGTCTGGAGCAGACGATTGTCGGCGTCAAAGAGGCGGTGCGCCAGGTCCCGCGCCGGGGCGTCGGGTACGGCATTTTGCACTATGTAGAAGGCTCCCCCCGATACCGGCAGTACGCGATGCGGCCGGACGTCGGTTTCAACTACCTGGGGGAACTCCGGGACACGCCGGAGGAGGGCGGCTTTGCGATATTGGACAGGAGCTACGGCGCCCTGCACAGCCGCCGCGACGCCGGCCCGTTCGCGTTGGAGATCAACGCGTATGTCGAAAACGGCCGGCTCTGTCTGAAGCTGACTGGCCGGCCCGACACACTCTCAGACGCGGCGCTGCACGCCTTCGCGGCGCGCCTGGAGCGCGAGATCGTCGATGTGATCGAGCACTGCGCCGGACGGAGGGATGTGGCGTACACGCCATCCGACTTCGGCGAGACGTCGCTGTCGATGGAGGAACTGGCGGAGATTTTGCGTCTGGGCGGCCAGTTGGCGGGACACTAA
- a CDS encoding amino acid adenylation domain-containing protein, whose product MNNGAAARTNVEKIYPLTPLQRGILACDKLYGQGMYIVQKRIAVTGTLDWAALEGTLAHLGRKYEVLRTFFAADAQETPVQVVLRTRALKAGFFDLTTLPEAAQERRLEAHMEAVRDKGFDLGREALLKLDVFQMGTDRFELVWTMHHIILDGWSVGILLGDFIRIYTDIRQHRPLDERTRNAFDGFVKWLLPRSGAGLAHWRAYLEGYDTDVTLFGKPPDAAGYRCRAAEKAVPLGRALTERAKVLAQRAETTLNMLVQAVWGVLLQCHSRADDVLFGVVTSGRSGGEDFHQTVGLLINTIPCRVKTQGSDMTFFALLRAVHDGCLIGQTFEYTSLTELQNAGCLARDAVNTILVFENYPIDRVQNDPAAVAERGFAVGRLTGREQTNYGLTVVVMPLEEARVLFQYNAEVFTEAEMTRLGAELVRVLEQVTGTPDMRVGAVSVLDPQAEARILSWSQNSAVDYPRDVCVHTLFARACRRRPDRAAVVCGDKEISYGQLEKRANRLARKLVEMGIGPGDAVCLCCPKSIRLIVGLLAVLKAGAHYVPMDPDYPAGRLAYMCETAGARAVLTDGPAAPFDTVAPVIDLRDEGTFAGEAGDVDGGARPEDPAYVIFTSGTSGQPKGVMVEHAQVVRLFFNAGFPFDFTERDVWMMFHSACFDFSVWEIFGALLFGGTLVVISKEEARDGQTVAEIVRARGVTVFNQVPSAFYSLLAAAGPPLDSLRYLIFGGEALAPDKLRGFMERHPRVKVVNMYGITETTVHTTYKELTPADTLRPVSNIGRPLPTLDAYVMCGDRLCDVGMTGEIRVAGAGLARGYVGNETLTAERFVPCTALAGKRLYHSGDLGRWLESGEIEYLGRADGQVKIRGFRIETKEIEHALRIHAGAEDAAVVVKRSAAGDPYLCAFVAGGARDAETVKERIGAFLPPYMVPARIVFLDALPLTDNCKLDRGKLDDLAAAAGRTATAPQTETEERIAAAMAEILRVEDVGREDDFFDLGGHSLNAARLAAVVEKAFSIHFPLAELFRRPVVSQLAAYVDRLRREEAPCGTAEDIPAAPEAAYYVLSPMQEDIWTTVKLHRDGGTLNIVLPLLCHRMEMETLRGALRDLIRRHHALRTEFAVADGVPAQRVRPYNDSFGDFDVLNFDGAAAEEALERLLPQVAGPFDLEAERPVRAAAAYLGENRHLFVLVMHHIIADAHSLEILCRDLQAFYCARRARRTPDLPPLSIQYADYAVWLRNRLQGSYGEELKRHWARVLTPPVPVLTLNADFPDRRGAEHAGRSIDVSLDDALVRSLRALAQAHGGTLFMGLLTAVYALMHKYTGQRDIVLGTVVSGRDHVQLFDQVGYYLNILPLRLHFRAEDDFTALVAGVREVLLQAFAHQTCPYSSILRAMVPPRAEETPLVAVLVQLVSSQRERTIPFDGGEMEIITTPSTQSKCDLVFNFVETPTSLWLRLEYSTSLFLDATAARIAARFVAVLGQITQCPQRTVGSLLSEERAALSPVRRRR is encoded by the coding sequence ATGAACAACGGCGCCGCAGCGCGGACCAACGTCGAAAAGATTTACCCGCTGACCCCGCTGCAGCGGGGGATCCTTGCCTGTGACAAGCTGTATGGGCAGGGAATGTATATTGTTCAAAAGCGGATCGCCGTGACGGGCACGCTGGATTGGGCGGCGTTGGAGGGGACGCTGGCCCATTTGGGGCGGAAATATGAGGTGCTGCGCACCTTCTTTGCGGCCGATGCGCAGGAGACGCCCGTGCAGGTGGTGCTGCGGACGCGCGCGCTGAAGGCCGGGTTTTTCGACCTGACGACGCTGCCCGAGGCGGCGCAGGAGCGTCGACTGGAAGCGCACATGGAGGCGGTCCGGGACAAGGGCTTCGACCTCGGTCGGGAGGCGCTGCTGAAATTGGACGTGTTTCAGATGGGGACGGATCGGTTCGAGCTGGTATGGACCATGCACCACATCATCTTGGACGGCTGGAGCGTCGGCATCCTCCTGGGTGATTTCATCCGGATATACACGGATATCCGACAGCACAGGCCGCTGGACGAGCGGACGCGCAACGCGTTCGACGGGTTTGTCAAATGGCTGCTGCCGAGGAGTGGAGCGGGTCTCGCACATTGGCGGGCCTACCTTGAGGGCTACGACACGGATGTGACGCTGTTTGGCAAGCCGCCGGACGCCGCCGGATACCGCTGCCGGGCGGCGGAGAAGGCGGTGCCTCTTGGGCGGGCGCTCACCGAACGGGCCAAGGTGTTGGCCCAGCGGGCGGAAACGACGCTCAACATGTTGGTGCAGGCTGTCTGGGGTGTGCTGCTGCAGTGTCACAGCCGGGCCGACGACGTGCTGTTCGGTGTGGTGACCTCCGGCCGGAGCGGCGGGGAGGATTTCCACCAGACCGTGGGTCTGCTGATCAACACCATCCCCTGCCGGGTGAAGACGCAGGGATCGGACATGACGTTTTTTGCGTTGTTGCGCGCGGTGCACGACGGCTGTCTCATTGGGCAGACGTTTGAATACACCTCGCTGACTGAACTTCAAAACGCCGGATGCCTGGCGCGCGACGCTGTGAACACCATCTTGGTCTTTGAAAATTATCCGATCGACAGGGTGCAAAACGATCCGGCCGCCGTGGCCGAGCGGGGCTTTGCCGTCGGCCGGCTCACCGGACGGGAGCAGACCAATTACGGCCTCACGGTGGTGGTCATGCCCCTTGAAGAGGCGCGGGTCCTGTTTCAGTACAACGCCGAGGTGTTCACCGAGGCGGAGATGACGCGCCTCGGTGCGGAACTGGTCCGGGTACTGGAACAGGTGACGGGAACCCCGGACATGCGTGTCGGGGCCGTCTCGGTGCTCGACCCGCAGGCGGAGGCCCGGATCCTCTCATGGTCGCAAAACAGCGCCGTCGACTACCCGCGGGACGTCTGTGTGCACACGTTGTTTGCGCGCGCGTGCCGCCGCCGCCCCGACCGCGCGGCCGTGGTGTGCGGGGACAAAGAGATCTCTTACGGGCAGCTTGAGAAACGGGCCAATCGGCTGGCGCGCAAGCTGGTCGAGATGGGGATCGGACCGGGGGACGCGGTATGCCTCTGCTGCCCCAAATCGATTCGGTTGATTGTTGGTCTTCTGGCGGTGCTGAAGGCGGGGGCCCACTACGTTCCGATGGATCCGGACTACCCGGCCGGACGACTGGCCTACATGTGCGAAACGGCCGGCGCGCGGGCCGTGCTGACCGACGGGCCCGCGGCGCCCTTCGACACGGTGGCGCCGGTGATCGACCTGCGCGACGAGGGGACATTTGCCGGTGAAGCTGGGGACGTGGACGGCGGTGCCCGGCCCGAAGATCCGGCCTATGTCATCTTTACCTCCGGTACGTCCGGGCAGCCCAAAGGCGTCATGGTGGAGCACGCGCAGGTCGTAAGGCTGTTCTTCAACGCAGGTTTCCCGTTTGATTTTACCGAGAGAGACGTCTGGATGATGTTCCACTCGGCCTGCTTCGATTTTTCGGTCTGGGAGATCTTTGGCGCGCTGCTCTTTGGCGGGACGCTGGTCGTCATCTCTAAAGAAGAGGCGCGGGACGGGCAGACGGTGGCGGAGATCGTTCGCGCCCGGGGTGTCACGGTGTTCAACCAAGTGCCCTCCGCCTTCTACAGCCTGTTGGCGGCGGCAGGGCCGCCCCTCGACAGCCTGCGGTATCTGATCTTCGGCGGAGAGGCGCTGGCGCCGGACAAACTGCGCGGCTTTATGGAACGCCACCCGCGGGTCAAGGTCGTCAACATGTACGGCATCACGGAGACGACCGTACACACGACGTACAAAGAGCTGACGCCGGCCGACACGCTGCGTCCGGTCAGCAACATTGGCCGGCCGCTGCCCACATTGGATGCCTATGTGATGTGCGGAGACCGGCTGTGCGACGTTGGCATGACGGGGGAGATCCGCGTGGCCGGGGCGGGACTGGCGCGTGGCTATGTGGGCAACGAAACACTCACCGCGGAGCGCTTCGTTCCCTGTACGGCGCTGGCGGGCAAGCGGCTGTACCACTCCGGCGACCTGGGCCGGTGGTTGGAGAGCGGGGAGATCGAGTACCTGGGCCGGGCGGACGGACAAGTCAAAATCAGGGGGTTTCGCATTGAGACCAAGGAGATTGAGCACGCGCTCAGGATCCATGCGGGGGCGGAGGATGCGGCGGTCGTCGTCAAACGGAGCGCGGCGGGCGACCCATACCTCTGCGCGTTTGTCGCCGGCGGCGCGCGAGACGCCGAGACAGTCAAAGAGCGGATAGGGGCTTTTCTGCCGCCGTACATGGTGCCGGCGCGGATCGTCTTTTTGGACGCGCTGCCGCTCACGGACAACTGCAAATTGGACAGGGGAAAATTGGACGATCTGGCGGCCGCGGCCGGGCGAACGGCCACGGCGCCGCAGACGGAGACCGAGGAGCGGATCGCCGCGGCGATGGCGGAAATCTTGCGGGTCGAGGATGTGGGTCGAGAGGACGATTTCTTCGATCTGGGCGGCCACAGCTTAAACGCCGCCCGCCTGGCCGCGGTCGTGGAGAAGGCCTTCTCCATCCATTTCCCGCTGGCCGAACTGTTTCGCCGGCCGGTGGTCTCGCAGCTTGCGGCGTATGTGGACCGACTCCGCCGCGAGGAGGCGCCCTGCGGGACGGCGGAGGACATCCCGGCCGCGCCCGAGGCCGCGTACTATGTGTTGTCCCCGATGCAGGAGGACATCTGGACGACGGTCAAACTGCATCGGGACGGCGGTACGTTGAACATTGTCCTGCCGCTGCTGTGCCATCGGATGGAGATGGAGACGTTGCGCGGCGCCCTGCGGGATCTCATCCGGCGGCACCACGCGCTGCGGACGGAGTTCGCCGTGGCGGACGGCGTCCCCGCCCAGCGGGTGCGGCCCTACAACGACAGTTTCGGCGACTTTGACGTTTTGAACTTCGACGGCGCGGCAGCGGAAGAGGCCCTGGAGAGATTGCTGCCGCAAGTGGCCGGACCGTTTGATCTTGAGGCGGAACGGCCCGTCCGGGCCGCGGCGGCGTATCTCGGCGAGAATCGGCATCTGTTTGTGCTGGTGATGCATCACATCATCGCCGACGCACACTCCCTGGAGATCCTGTGCCGGGATTTGCAGGCCTTCTACTGCGCACGCCGCGCGCGCCGCACGCCGGACCTGCCGCCGCTGTCGATCCAGTACGCGGACTACGCCGTGTGGTTGCGAAACCGGCTGCAGGGGTCCTACGGGGAGGAACTGAAGCGCCACTGGGCGCGCGTGCTGACGCCGCCCGTCCCGGTGCTGACGCTCAACGCCGATTTTCCGGACCGGCGCGGGGCGGAGCACGCGGGGCGAAGTATCGACGTATCTCTGGACGACGCGCTGGTCCGGTCTCTCAGGGCGCTCGCGCAGGCCCACGGGGGCACCCTGTTTATGGGTCTGTTGACGGCGGTGTACGCGCTGATGCACAAGTACACGGGGCAGAGGGACATCGTCCTCGGTACGGTGGTCAGCGGCCGGGATCATGTCCAGCTGTTTGACCAGGTGGGCTACTACCTCAACATCCTGCCGCTCAGGCTGCATTTCCGGGCCGAAGACGATTTTACCGCTCTGGTGGCGGGGGTGCGGGAGGTCCTGCTGCAGGCGTTTGCCCATCAGACGTGCCCGTATTCCAGCATTCTGCGCGCAATGGTCCCGCCGCGCGCAGAGGAGACCCCGCTGGTTGCGGTGCTGGTGCAGTTGGTCTCCTCACAGCGGGAACGGACGATCCCTTTCGACGGGGGAGAAATGGAAATTATTACTACGCCCTCCACCCAGAGCAAGTGCGATCTGGTGTTTAACTTTGTGGAGACGCCGACGTCTCTGTGGCTGCGGCTTGAGTACAGCACGTCACTGTTTCTGGACGCCACGGCGGCCAGAATCGCGGCCCGCTTTGTCGCCGTGCTCGGGCAAATCACGCAGTGCCCGCAGCGGACCGTCGGTTCGCTCCTGTCGGAGGAGCGGGCCGCGCTGTCGCCGGTGCGCCGACGGCGCTGA